From the genome of Metabacillus schmidteae, one region includes:
- a CDS encoding adenine nucleotide alpha hydrolase family protein translates to MKDIFQEIKDHMKEVYLRDDLPIALGFSAGKDSSLMLLLLWEMLSSLPLEQRKKTVHLISSDTGVETPDMTDYVYKAIESIQRCAIEQQIPIEANLVKPNLKNSFWWKVLGRGTLISTPNTRHRWCTHSLKIGVTQGKLKNLLSTAPVLIDSQERFRLTLMLGTRLSESAARKASIKRFELSADSFFSRHSDFKEIQCYSPLKFVTSDELWFKLMEYTKFPFGVKLQCKFS, encoded by the coding sequence ATGAAAGATATATTTCAAGAAATAAAGGATCATATGAAAGAGGTATATTTAAGAGACGATTTGCCCATAGCTTTGGGATTTAGTGCAGGTAAAGATAGCTCCCTAATGCTCTTACTGTTATGGGAAATGCTTTCTTCCTTACCTTTAGAACAACGAAAAAAGACCGTTCATTTAATTTCATCCGATACTGGAGTTGAAACACCAGATATGACAGATTACGTTTACAAGGCTATAGAAAGCATTCAGAGATGTGCTATTGAACAGCAGATACCTATTGAAGCGAACCTTGTAAAACCAAATCTTAAAAATTCCTTTTGGTGGAAAGTTCTTGGACGCGGTACGTTAATTTCTACTCCGAATACTCGCCATAGATGGTGTACCCATTCACTTAAGATAGGTGTTACTCAGGGAAAATTGAAGAATTTATTATCAACTGCTCCCGTTCTTATTGATAGTCAAGAGAGGTTTCGACTGACTTTAATGTTAGGAACCCGATTATCTGAGTCAGCTGCAAGGAAAGCATCTATTAAGCGCTTTGAGTTAAGTGCGGATTCTTTTTTTAGCAGACATAGTGATTTCAAGGAAATACAATGTTATTCCCCATTGAAGTTTGTAACTTCAGATGAGTTATGGTTCAAGCTTATGGAGTATACAAAATTTCCATTCGGTGTAAAACTTCAGTGTAAATTTTCATAA
- a CDS encoding TniB family NTP-binding protein yields MPKYISFKRLNGFPASLEEVRNRREHVKSIIVEHPRYREIYEKIQEMHFFSKGSVKADSLFLSGRTGVGKTTLLEEYKEQYKRFINDEGYTIVPVLYNKVPVGATPKSVAASLLRSLGDPAYDKGTENSQTARLLHFIKMCQVELIIIDEFQHLIDRDTKHVLNKASDWVKSFCDDAGVPIILCGMPESEKIFAHNDQLDRRFTEKVKMVGFDYMRKEDQIDFRIFLKSIDEQLPFIHKSDLANKNLADKIYYVSRGIPHYVNKLLVEATTLAAKNGNDFIDENHLYEAFKRINISNRPYIINPFGDERFNIIEAFDVEDRKNLA; encoded by the coding sequence GTGCCTAAATATATATCTTTTAAGAGGCTAAATGGATTTCCGGCAAGTTTAGAAGAAGTAAGGAATAGAAGGGAACATGTAAAATCGATTATAGTAGAACACCCAAGGTATAGAGAGATATATGAGAAGATTCAAGAAATGCACTTCTTTTCAAAAGGATCTGTTAAAGCTGACTCTTTGTTTCTTTCTGGTAGAACGGGCGTAGGTAAAACAACTCTATTAGAAGAATATAAAGAACAATATAAAAGATTTATTAATGATGAAGGTTATACAATAGTACCGGTTCTTTATAATAAGGTTCCTGTTGGGGCAACGCCAAAATCTGTAGCTGCCAGTTTGTTAAGGTCATTAGGTGATCCAGCATATGACAAAGGAACAGAAAATAGCCAAACGGCAAGGCTACTTCATTTTATAAAAATGTGCCAAGTTGAGCTGATAATCATAGATGAATTCCAGCATTTGATTGATAGAGATACGAAACATGTATTAAATAAAGCATCAGATTGGGTAAAGTCGTTCTGTGATGATGCGGGAGTACCAATAATTCTTTGTGGTATGCCAGAATCAGAAAAAATCTTTGCTCACAATGATCAATTAGATAGAAGGTTTACTGAGAAAGTTAAAATGGTTGGTTTTGATTACATGAGAAAAGAAGATCAAATAGATTTTAGAATTTTTTTAAAGAGTATTGATGAACAGTTGCCATTTATTCATAAATCTGATTTAGCAAATAAAAATCTAGCAGATAAAATATATTATGTAAGTAGGGGTATTCCACACTATGTTAATAAACTTCTTGTAGAAGCAACAACATTGGCAGCTAAAAATGGGAATGACTTTATTGATGAAAATCATCTATATGAAGCGTTTAAAAGGATAAATATATCAAACCGTCCATACATTATTAATCCATTTGGTGATGAAAGATTTAATATAATTGAAGCTTTTGATGTAGAGGATAGAAAGAACTTAGCATAA
- a CDS encoding helix-turn-helix domain-containing protein — translation MKIDVKIKFGQKVRYHRRKKGFSQEELGDLTDLHQTYISDVERGLRNISLENIYEIAHALDVRMCDLLNFD, via the coding sequence ATGAAAATTGATGTTAAGATAAAGTTTGGTCAGAAAGTTAGGTATCACAGGAGAAAAAAAGGTTTTTCTCAAGAGGAATTAGGAGATTTAACTGATCTACATCAAACTTATATTAGCGATGTGGAAAGAGGTTTACGTAACATTTCTCTTGAAAATATTTATGAAATTGCACATGCATTAGATGTTAGAATGTGTGATTTGTTGAATTTTGACTAA
- a CDS encoding TniQ family protein has product MQVDHLLCVPNPYDNESINGFIQRVALENRYENANWIYSLKKISLNLKTRVGIENDILKLSELLNKDYLKLYALTYFHIFSKNNDWLPVLIRQGINRHSKYCPKCFKENGYHNKFWDISFNIFCSKHNLLLIDMCPKCKKFISSNLKNMNTCLCGFPIHELPHLHIPIEYSRMGSFLEGIFTKEKHTKGCLINLTAEEFTYILLFIVNQLYFERYGEQAKVSSSFIHSNGFIEVIVDSIRIFTSWPTSFYEFLDNYGKSVKRKDRKTGITTYFGKFYMKLYSQFNDPCFDFIKNEFENYIKSNFNKGYFNRYNNFEAAEGETKYVSGNNASKILKVNHDTIAKLIDDGLIKGIREIVGKQEFLNVDYDSLQDYKKIRESHIALPEVVSILGVNRFLVLKLYDMGVISGFEKKKTKTTMQILFDKKSVLDLLQKFDHVLKNSDVEMTNQKNKIINFNGCIHSWGCMQKSSNELVEKILSGKLRPIGKGKGIGLQCYLFYKKDLEKIIEEDLILTPKDTYSIKEAMLILKTNNKVMDHWIKEGIIKFNKINSKKVLIDREELEIFRGKYITLPEIAKVLNQNSTQLINRIKRMDIEIVVASTANSGGYLFYRDEINRKLILAEINS; this is encoded by the coding sequence ATGCAAGTAGATCATCTATTATGTGTTCCTAATCCCTATGATAATGAAAGCATTAATGGTTTTATTCAAAGAGTTGCTTTAGAAAATCGATATGAAAATGCTAATTGGATATATTCGTTAAAGAAAATTAGCTTAAATCTAAAGACAAGAGTGGGAATAGAAAATGATATTCTAAAGTTATCCGAACTCCTTAATAAAGATTACTTAAAATTATATGCTTTAACTTACTTTCACATATTTTCAAAAAATAATGATTGGCTTCCAGTTTTAATAAGGCAAGGAATTAATCGACATTCAAAATACTGTCCTAAATGTTTTAAAGAGAATGGTTATCATAATAAGTTCTGGGATATAAGTTTTAATATCTTCTGTAGTAAACACAACTTGCTTTTGATTGATATGTGTCCAAAATGCAAAAAGTTTATTTCAAGTAATTTAAAAAATATGAATACATGTCTATGTGGATTTCCAATACATGAACTGCCTCATTTACATATACCAATAGAATATTCAAGAATGGGAAGTTTTTTAGAAGGTATTTTCACTAAAGAAAAACATACCAAAGGTTGTTTAATTAATTTAACAGCTGAAGAATTTACATATATATTACTCTTCATTGTCAATCAATTATATTTTGAAAGATACGGTGAGCAAGCTAAAGTCTCAAGTTCATTTATTCATTCAAATGGATTCATTGAAGTAATTGTTGATTCAATTAGAATATTCACATCTTGGCCAACTTCTTTTTATGAATTCTTAGATAATTACGGAAAATCGGTAAAGAGGAAAGATAGAAAAACAGGAATTACTACATACTTCGGAAAATTTTATATGAAGCTCTATTCTCAATTTAATGATCCGTGTTTTGATTTTATAAAAAATGAATTCGAAAACTATATAAAAAGTAATTTTAATAAAGGCTACTTTAATAGATATAATAACTTTGAAGCTGCTGAGGGGGAGACCAAATATGTCTCTGGAAATAATGCAAGTAAGATACTCAAGGTTAATCATGATACTATAGCAAAGTTGATAGATGACGGATTAATAAAAGGAATAAGAGAAATTGTAGGTAAACAAGAGTTTTTAAATGTCGATTATGATAGTTTACAGGACTATAAAAAAATTAGAGAGTCTCATATTGCTTTACCAGAAGTAGTATCTATCTTAGGAGTAAATAGATTTTTGGTACTCAAGTTATACGATATGGGAGTAATAAGTGGTTTTGAAAAAAAGAAGACTAAAACAACAATGCAAATCCTCTTTGATAAAAAATCAGTTTTGGACTTATTGCAAAAATTCGATCACGTTTTGAAAAATAGCGATGTTGAGATGACAAATCAGAAAAATAAAATAATTAATTTTAATGGTTGCATTCATTCATGGGGATGTATGCAAAAAAGTTCTAATGAACTGGTAGAAAAAATACTTTCAGGAAAACTTCGACCAATTGGAAAGGGCAAAGGTATTGGATTACAATGCTATTTGTTCTATAAGAAAGATTTAGAGAAAATAATTGAAGAAGATCTAATCTTAACTCCAAAAGATACTTATTCTATTAAGGAAGCTATGCTGATTTTAAAAACAAATAACAAGGTCATGGATCATTGGATAAAAGAAGGTATTATTAAATTTAATAAAATAAACAGTAAGAAGGTATTAATTGATAGGGAAGAATTGGAGATTTTTAGAGGGAAATATATAACCCTTCCTGAAATTGCAAAGGTTCTTAACCAAAATAGTACCCAATTGATAAACAGAATCAAAAGAATGGATATCGAAATCGTTGTAGCATCGACTGCGAACAGTGGTGGATATCTTTTTTACCGTGATGAAATAAATAGAAAGCTAATTTTAGCAGAAATAAATTCATAG
- a CDS encoding IS1182 family transposase yields MTIIRQGSLFDLQELYDLEPTQRFEAIFSTIDIEQIFAVVTKKSRFGRPVELNYAAMIYSLVARISERIPFIKDLVKRLKNDMIFRLDCGFLVSDSVPSDAAYSRMITIISESKVLEEVQETLLLQAISEGFITDDTIAIDATHFEARDQAPPKDEKPKNEPKKRGRKSNEKREQWLIEKAEREANLPLFEKKIEEQLDVPLAELRHEIPQDPQWGVKKNSEGKNVFWFGYKAHLAVGSTSQYILQSLFSSGNLNDGKAAIPLLTCIHERVPLPNLRYETMDAGYDFEPIYTQIHRMGHQSVIAYNKRNEPEPIGFDKHFAPTCVREHSYRYDSFDPKYETLKYTRPKECKDCSLANDGLCQKVYKVRITTDLRKYTAPARGSIAWKTIFKRRTAVERVNAYLKGYFQLDNVRYRTGKRAKVHFDLVTLVYNASKLAADRINAVLIQQQAA; encoded by the coding sequence ATGACTATTATACGACAAGGAAGCCTGTTTGACCTACAAGAATTATATGATTTAGAACCTACCCAACGGTTTGAAGCTATTTTTTCTACTATTGACATTGAACAAATCTTCGCTGTGGTAACGAAGAAATCCCGTTTTGGTAGACCAGTTGAACTTAACTATGCTGCTATGATTTACTCCTTGGTTGCTAGAATTTCAGAAAGAATCCCATTTATTAAAGATTTAGTTAAACGATTGAAGAATGATATGATTTTCCGTCTTGACTGTGGGTTTTTAGTATCTGATTCCGTACCATCAGATGCTGCTTATTCACGAATGATTACTATCATTAGTGAATCGAAGGTTTTGGAAGAGGTTCAAGAAACTCTTCTTCTTCAAGCGATATCCGAAGGATTTATTACGGATGATACCATTGCCATTGATGCCACACACTTTGAAGCACGCGATCAGGCACCTCCAAAAGATGAAAAACCTAAAAATGAACCCAAGAAACGTGGTCGCAAGTCCAATGAGAAAAGGGAACAATGGTTAATTGAAAAAGCAGAACGTGAAGCCAATCTTCCTCTTTTTGAAAAGAAAATTGAAGAACAACTGGACGTTCCTTTAGCCGAACTTCGCCATGAAATTCCTCAAGACCCTCAATGGGGTGTAAAGAAGAATAGCGAAGGGAAAAACGTCTTTTGGTTTGGCTATAAGGCCCACTTAGCAGTTGGCTCAACGAGCCAATACATTTTGCAATCCCTTTTTTCCTCTGGCAACCTTAATGATGGAAAGGCAGCTATTCCTTTATTAACATGTATTCATGAACGTGTGCCTCTTCCAAATCTGCGCTATGAAACAATGGATGCTGGATATGATTTCGAACCTATCTATACGCAGATTCATCGAATGGGACATCAATCTGTTATTGCTTATAACAAACGCAATGAGCCTGAACCTATTGGCTTTGATAAACATTTCGCACCAACATGTGTCAGAGAGCATTCCTACCGTTATGACAGTTTTGATCCGAAATATGAGACACTAAAATATACTCGACCAAAGGAATGTAAAGACTGTTCTTTAGCGAATGATGGTCTTTGTCAAAAGGTATACAAAGTGAGAATCACTACTGATTTGAGAAAATATACAGCACCAGCTCGCGGATCAATAGCTTGGAAGACGATATTTAAACGCCGTACCGCTGTGGAGCGTGTGAATGCTTATCTAAAGGGATATTTCCAGCTGGACAACGTTCGTTATCGTACTGGAAAACGTGCCAAAGTTCATTTTGACTTAGTAACTTTAGTTTATAATGCTTCAAAATTAGCTGCCGATCGTATCAATGCCGTGTTAATTCAACAACAAGCAGCTTAA
- a CDS encoding TniQ family protein, with protein MLKYPKPYSNETLLSFIYRVAEENKMESSSWILHCFKKSLSVEVIENLVNWLCGSDLDEIANYLKIPLKQAQSLTVINDLKKLNLEVNNITKNQWFLYSKTRYCPLCLKDGAYQRKDWINSHSIICLRHNSFLLDTCTTCQKQINVTNIIQDNCSSCNKKLSFSHIYENDMTILFLYQQTINQIFNEDKFTYEHSWINTPIQFLKSLDFFALWISKLVDSSNISIPNKKIYFDGNVIERHTLKNFKTIEQTICLFNFSFKILSNWPVNFYAFLESIESTSNLPYKSFLKYGVPKLINTDLWHISKAVTSYITSNKLNLCENEYIRSDEIKYFNTKFQGNILHSNLLESHKINYYGISYTFVRRKDVNNIFKKFGLSYSKEELRVHWGTSSRATTSILKSGLLKNVISYQSGSANTWLIPTSSVVALEQRIYEKCTSIIKEEAISLSKAFEWVGPDNANLIIKGILTGKIKVQFTDKFSETIIAKRDCYYFSREDLIAKSKKLGYFIWRDLVFILGVKKSDLDYWFDTGRFGKSISIHQLTESSVIKFLNDYITTYELSMYLEIPVKKLLKRHQSGYFNSYSGPSYNDGKRLLFKRDDFIKISNSI; from the coding sequence ATGCTAAAATATCCGAAACCTTATTCAAATGAAACATTATTAAGTTTTATCTATAGAGTTGCAGAAGAAAATAAAATGGAGAGTTCTAGTTGGATTTTACATTGCTTCAAAAAATCCCTATCTGTAGAAGTTATAGAAAATTTAGTGAATTGGTTATGTGGAAGTGACTTAGATGAAATAGCAAATTACCTGAAGATACCATTAAAGCAGGCTCAATCTCTTACTGTCATTAATGATCTTAAGAAGTTAAATCTTGAGGTGAACAATATAACAAAAAATCAGTGGTTTTTATACTCAAAAACGAGATATTGTCCCCTATGTTTAAAAGATGGAGCATATCAAAGGAAAGATTGGATTAATAGCCATTCTATTATTTGTTTAAGACATAATTCCTTTTTATTAGATACTTGCACAACGTGTCAAAAGCAGATAAATGTTACCAATATTATACAAGATAATTGTTCAAGTTGTAACAAAAAACTATCATTTTCTCATATATATGAAAATGATATGACAATATTATTTTTATATCAACAAACAATAAATCAAATTTTTAATGAAGATAAATTCACATATGAGCATAGTTGGATAAATACCCCTATTCAATTTTTAAAATCCTTGGACTTTTTCGCATTATGGATTTCAAAGCTTGTTGATTCCTCTAATATCTCTATACCTAATAAAAAGATATATTTTGATGGGAATGTCATAGAAAGACATACTTTGAAAAATTTCAAAACTATTGAACAAACGATTTGTTTATTCAATTTTTCGTTTAAGATTCTGAGCAATTGGCCAGTAAACTTCTATGCATTTTTAGAGTCTATTGAATCCACCAGCAACTTACCTTATAAAAGTTTTTTGAAATATGGTGTTCCAAAATTAATTAACACAGATCTATGGCATATATCAAAAGCCGTTACTTCATATATTACTTCTAATAAGTTAAATCTTTGTGAAAATGAATATATAAGATCTGATGAAATTAAGTACTTTAATACAAAGTTTCAAGGAAACATATTACACTCTAACCTGCTAGAGAGTCATAAAATAAATTATTATGGAATTAGTTATACATTTGTTAGAAGAAAAGATGTAAATAACATTTTCAAAAAATTTGGGTTGAGTTATTCAAAAGAAGAATTGAGAGTTCATTGGGGAACAAGTTCTAGGGCAACTACCTCAATTTTAAAAAGTGGTCTATTAAAAAATGTTATTTCATATCAATCCGGTTCTGCAAATACATGGTTAATACCAACTTCATCGGTGGTTGCACTAGAACAAAGAATTTATGAAAAATGTACATCTATTATAAAGGAAGAAGCTATTTCGTTATCAAAAGCATTTGAATGGGTAGGACCTGATAACGCTAATCTGATTATAAAAGGAATATTAACAGGTAAAATAAAAGTACAGTTTACAGACAAATTTTCAGAAACTATAATTGCTAAACGTGATTGTTATTACTTTTCAAGAGAAGATTTAATAGCTAAGAGTAAAAAATTGGGATACTTTATATGGAGAGATTTAGTCTTTATCTTAGGGGTGAAAAAATCAGACCTTGACTATTGGTTTGATACCGGTCGTTTTGGTAAGTCGATTTCTATTCATCAGTTAACTGAATCCAGTGTAATTAAATTTCTAAATGATTATATAACTACGTACGAATTATCAATGTATTTAGAAATACCTGTTAAAAAATTATTAAAAAGGCATCAATCTGGTTATTTCAACTCATATTCTGGGCCAAGCTATAATGATGGAAAGAGATTATTATTTAAGAGAGATGATTTTATAAAGATTTCAAATTCGATATAA
- a CDS encoding TnsA endonuclease N-terminal domain-containing protein gives MNGSRKIKASSKLSIRGKHNSTKMYRMIPWESTLERDFIKLLDFDPTVVYFEFQPLRIDYLYKGKQKKYYPDFLVQKSNSKRYIYEVKAFEQTKEEINKIKFQVGKMYSRNKGMDYIVITEKDIRKGFLIENIDLLTEVRYETTSKRVMTEIVNKLDDLEGRTTKANLRGNLSHISKREFDCNLYYLIYTHQIKTDLISVLLNEHSIILGCDC, from the coding sequence ATGAATGGATCTAGGAAAATAAAAGCTAGCAGTAAGCTCAGTATAAGAGGAAAGCATAATAGTACTAAAATGTATAGGATGATTCCTTGGGAAAGTACTTTAGAAAGGGATTTTATAAAATTATTAGATTTCGATCCAACGGTTGTATATTTTGAGTTCCAACCTCTCAGGATAGATTATTTATATAAGGGAAAACAAAAGAAATATTACCCTGACTTCTTGGTGCAAAAAAGTAATTCAAAGAGATATATCTATGAAGTGAAGGCGTTTGAGCAGACAAAGGAAGAGATAAATAAGATAAAGTTTCAAGTAGGAAAAATGTACAGTAGGAATAAAGGAATGGACTATATAGTAATAACTGAAAAGGATATTCGTAAAGGATTTTTAATTGAAAACATTGATTTGTTAACTGAAGTTAGATATGAAACTACAAGTAAGAGAGTTATGACAGAAATAGTTAATAAACTAGATGATCTTGAAGGAAGAACTACAAAAGCTAATTTAAGAGGTAATTTGAGTCACATTAGTAAAAGAGAATTTGATTGTAATCTCTATTATTTAATCTATACACATCAAATAAAAACTGATCTAATTTCTGTGCTACTAAACGAACATTCAATTATTCTAGGATGTGATTGCTAA
- a CDS encoding recombinase family protein, whose product MLVGYVRPYQEDLDCSVQIAKLKEINCNKIYKEEHNSPKRRTQLETMINNLKKGDTVLVTKLFLLADTTRHLADLLDTFTEKESYLHSLFEGINTNNSSLYHFTDIMQHIVQFQSDIISENTKKGLYEAKQKGIPTGRPRKPDENVKRAIAMYQSKRYTLAEIKDATGISKSTLYRYLES is encoded by the coding sequence ATGTTAGTTGGTTATGTGAGACCTTATCAAGAGGACTTAGATTGTTCAGTACAAATAGCAAAACTTAAAGAAATAAACTGTAACAAGATATATAAAGAAGAACATAATTCCCCAAAACGAAGAACTCAACTTGAAACAATGATAAATAACCTAAAAAAAGGTGATACCGTTTTAGTAACTAAGTTATTCTTATTAGCTGATACAACAAGACATTTGGCAGATCTACTGGATACATTTACTGAAAAAGAAAGCTACCTACATTCCCTTTTTGAAGGAATAAATACAAATAACTCATCCCTATATCATTTTACTGACATCATGCAGCATATCGTCCAATTTCAAAGCGACATTATCAGTGAAAATACAAAAAAAGGATTATATGAAGCCAAGCAAAAAGGAATACCGACAGGAAGACCAAGAAAACCTGATGAAAATGTAAAAAGGGCAATTGCTATGTATCAAAGTAAAAGATATACTCTTGCAGAAATTAAAGATGCAACAGGAATTAGTAAATCAACTTTATATCGATATTTAGAATCTTAG
- a CDS encoding Mu transposase C-terminal domain-containing protein: MAGYYFKSGSRFMIKDNEYLVRRELELDYEIENIHYKIIELRRKEELLQLWHEGQLLFRISEEENKLLKTHNLDDLDDNLKRQAIERYNILKPIIKGEILPSEIDEYIKTLDGTVKKSAFYEWKKRWERTEDIRSLVPLKRGPKGSRSNKLKLKILDETIEYFLYSDGKHTIEDIYSEFIVRIDEVNINLDKKEKISYSSRSTIRRRKEQIIDIYKKDKEKYGAVLAKLMKDGSQQEVFANKPLQRVEIDWTPVDVMLIDPSDLKPKRPTLIYGVDKFSGMPLGFFITFKPVDSKALKQCLIHIIRPKTYIKKMYPLVDKQWAALGIPHTIVVDNASVNDSYEFEEACYQVGVKEVQFCKIDAGYQKGTIERAFRNLNTHFVHGLRGTTFSNFIEKGRYNSSEKACITMQGLIYMMHIAMVDMISHSYETRRGDSPHNIWHRGIENEPHLTLQIPRSIDELKIMLVAGSELRKIQHQGVVIENEYYYCKELIDLKNKFRKLNREDEKVRVRYDLSDMRKVFVHDPINNNYIIAKATSLQRKKINMGLPVPYIALEIDSKRRLEIKNSFDPKTRALAKRKIRLIQNRDKKIVKKWKKGQEPDETIDSSFLIDEVLPTNTEVEIQVGNEDIVILEEEINESKQKEIRKSKLKLKKSKEEEDNYKQNDFMEYEDTEIDELPSWGITLKNNKEDSDSCA, from the coding sequence ATGGCCGGATACTATTTTAAATCTGGATCAAGATTTATGATAAAAGATAATGAATATCTTGTTCGCCGAGAACTTGAATTGGACTATGAAATAGAAAATATACACTATAAAATAATTGAATTAAGAAGAAAGGAAGAATTACTCCAATTATGGCATGAAGGTCAATTGTTATTTAGAATAAGTGAAGAAGAGAATAAACTACTTAAAACACATAATTTAGATGATCTCGATGACAATCTAAAAAGACAAGCAATAGAAAGGTATAACATATTAAAGCCTATAATTAAAGGTGAAATTTTACCTAGTGAAATTGATGAGTATATTAAAACACTAGATGGCACAGTTAAGAAGTCTGCATTTTATGAATGGAAAAAACGATGGGAAAGAACAGAAGATATAAGATCACTTGTACCTTTAAAGAGAGGACCTAAAGGTAGCCGAAGTAATAAATTAAAACTTAAGATACTGGATGAAACAATAGAATATTTTTTATACAGTGATGGGAAGCACACAATAGAGGATATATATTCGGAATTTATTGTACGAATAGATGAAGTTAATATTAATCTAGACAAAAAGGAAAAGATATCTTACTCTTCTCGATCAACAATTAGGAGGAGAAAAGAACAAATTATTGATATTTATAAAAAAGATAAAGAAAAATATGGGGCAGTTCTAGCTAAATTAATGAAAGATGGATCTCAGCAAGAAGTATTTGCGAATAAGCCTTTGCAAAGGGTAGAGATTGATTGGACTCCTGTAGATGTTATGTTAATAGACCCCTCTGATTTAAAGCCAAAAAGGCCAACATTGATTTATGGAGTTGATAAATTTAGTGGAATGCCTTTAGGATTTTTTATTACGTTCAAGCCTGTTGATAGTAAAGCTTTAAAACAGTGTTTGATTCATATAATTAGGCCAAAAACATATATAAAGAAAATGTATCCACTTGTTGATAAGCAATGGGCAGCTTTGGGAATTCCCCATACAATTGTTGTTGATAATGCAAGTGTAAACGATTCTTATGAATTTGAGGAAGCTTGTTATCAAGTTGGTGTAAAAGAAGTTCAATTCTGCAAAATTGATGCAGGATATCAAAAAGGAACCATTGAAAGAGCATTTAGAAATCTAAATACACATTTTGTTCACGGTTTGAGAGGTACTACATTTTCTAACTTTATTGAAAAGGGTAGATATAATTCATCGGAAAAAGCATGTATTACAATGCAAGGATTAATCTATATGATGCATATTGCTATGGTGGATATGATTTCACATTCCTATGAAACAAGAAGAGGGGATTCCCCTCATAACATATGGCATAGAGGTATTGAAAACGAGCCTCATTTAACATTACAGATTCCAAGAAGTATTGATGAACTTAAGATAATGCTTGTAGCAGGCTCTGAACTAAGGAAAATACAACACCAAGGCGTAGTAATAGAAAATGAATATTACTATTGCAAAGAATTGATTGATTTAAAGAATAAGTTTAGAAAACTAAATAGGGAAGACGAAAAAGTTAGGGTTAGATATGACCTTAGTGATATGAGAAAAGTATTTGTGCATGATCCTATTAACAATAATTATATTATTGCAAAAGCAACTAGTTTACAAAGAAAGAAAATAAATATGGGCTTACCTGTTCCATATATTGCACTTGAAATAGATTCAAAAAGGAGACTAGAAATAAAGAATTCCTTTGATCCAAAGACCAGGGCCTTAGCAAAACGAAAAATTAGATTAATTCAAAATAGAGATAAGAAGATAGTGAAAAAGTGGAAAAAAGGACAAGAGCCTGATGAAACTATTGATTCTTCCTTTCTTATTGATGAAGTATTACCAACTAATACCGAGGTAGAAATACAAGTGGGCAATGAAGATATTGTTATCTTAGAAGAGGAAATTAATGAGTCTAAGCAAAAGGAAATAAGAAAAAGTAAGCTGAAACTTAAAAAGTCTAAAGAAGAGGAAGATAATTACAAACAAAATGATTTTATGGAATATGAAGACACGGAAATTGATGAACTTCCAAGTTGGGGTATAACTCTAAAAAATAATAAAGAGGATAGTGATTCATGTGCCTAA